The proteins below are encoded in one region of Mycobacterium shinjukuense:
- a CDS encoding response regulator: MVAGEAIHVLIVDDEADMEALFRQRFRRELRSGRLIMRFAVTGRAALDVLETEDPDVVLIFSDIEMPEMNGLELLERVRARWPTMRVYLVTAYDSAFYTRRAAELGAHGYLTKPLDFSALHQIVFAA; encoded by the coding sequence GTGGTTGCCGGAGAAGCGATTCATGTGCTCATCGTTGACGATGAAGCCGACATGGAGGCGCTGTTCCGCCAGCGGTTTCGCCGTGAACTCCGGTCGGGCCGGCTGATCATGCGGTTCGCCGTGACCGGCCGAGCGGCACTTGACGTGCTCGAAACGGAAGATCCCGATGTCGTGCTGATCTTCAGCGATATCGAGATGCCGGAGATGAATGGGCTGGAATTGCTCGAGCGGGTGCGAGCCAGGTGGCCTACCATGCGGGTCTACCTCGTCACCGCCTACGACAGTGCTTTTTACACCCGGCGGGCTGCCGAACTCGGCGCCCATGGCTACTTGACCAAGCCACTGGACTTCTCGGCGCTGCACCAGATCGTGTTCGCGGCCTGA
- a CDS encoding MMPL family transporter, giving the protein MMRLSRSLRRFRWFVFTGWLLALVPAIYLAATQSGNLTGGGFEVAGSQSLLVHDQLVAQYPDLGASTLALVAAPRADASYQDINDAVAQLRRVAGELPGVSEAPNPTQRPPQPDRPYVVSLRLDARNAGTSDVAKKLRERVGVRGERPGQTANGRVRLYVIGQGALSAAAAANTKRDIADAERWNLPIILIVLLAVFGSLAAAAIPLTLGVCTVAVTMGLVYLLSMHTTMSVFVTSTVSMFGIALAVDYSLFILMRFREELRCGRQPPEATDAAMATSGLAVVLSGMTVIASLTGIYLIDTPALRSMATGAILAVAVAMLTSATLTPAVLATFSRAVAQRSALLHWSRRPESTQSRFWMRWVEWVMRRPWISAFAASTILIAMATPATSMVLGNSLLRQFDSSHEIRGGVAAAAQALGPGALGPVHVLVTFPDGNSSSPGHAQTLAAIRQLMTTGPDVASVAPPKFADDNRSALLSAVLSVDPEDLAARHTVDWMRTQLPRVPDIGSAQISVGGSTALIKDFDDRVSATEPLVLAYIAVIAFLMLLLSIRSALLALKGVLMTLLSVAAAYGGLVMVFQWGWGERLGFPMLSSIDSTVPPLVLAMTFGLSMDYEIFLLTRIRERFLQTGHTRDAVGYGVSTSARTITSAALIMIAVFCGFAFAGMPLVAEIGVACAVAIAVDATIVRLVLVPALMAMFAKWNWWLPGWLARVLPSVDFDRPLPKANLADVVVIPDDLRAAPAPGADLRVVLKSAAKLKHLAPDAVCVPDPLAFSGCRREAAAAPASAPAGEPTGTGRRSLASKVVGLAHRKGMARALSGSERRLHPVTVWRERLSVALDALQTEASTCRRRSPVETSTVQLPTGDRLLIPTGAETLRLKGYLIMCRNSSRDFAEFADMVETMEPETAAVVLAGMDRYYSCQPPNRHWMATQLVRRLADPRPVDLDEQCSDAKAGWEGVRRRCLSVAVAMLEEAR; this is encoded by the coding sequence ATGATGCGCCTGAGCCGCAGCCTGCGCAGGTTCCGCTGGTTTGTCTTCACAGGCTGGTTGCTTGCGCTCGTTCCGGCGATCTATTTGGCGGCGACGCAATCGGGAAATTTGACCGGCGGCGGCTTCGAGGTCGCCGGATCCCAGTCGCTGCTGGTGCACGATCAGCTGGTGGCCCAATACCCCGACCTGGGCGCGTCAACGCTGGCCCTGGTGGCGGCCCCCCGCGCCGACGCCAGCTACCAGGACATCAACGACGCGGTGGCGCAGCTGCGACGGGTCGCCGGCGAACTACCCGGCGTCTCGGAAGCGCCCAACCCCACCCAGCGTCCACCGCAACCCGACCGGCCGTATGTGGTGTCGCTTCGACTGGACGCCCGCAACGCCGGCACCAGCGACGTAGCCAAGAAGCTGCGCGAACGGGTCGGTGTCCGCGGTGAACGGCCCGGGCAGACGGCGAACGGACGCGTGCGGCTCTATGTCATCGGTCAGGGTGCCCTTTCGGCCGCGGCGGCGGCAAACACCAAGCGTGACATCGCCGACGCGGAGCGCTGGAATCTGCCGATCATTTTGATCGTCTTGCTCGCGGTGTTCGGTTCGCTGGCCGCCGCGGCGATCCCGCTGACGCTGGGCGTGTGCACGGTCGCGGTCACCATGGGGCTGGTCTATCTGCTGTCGATGCACACCACGATGTCGGTGTTCGTCACGTCGACGGTGTCGATGTTCGGCATCGCGCTCGCCGTCGACTATTCGCTGTTCATCCTGATGCGCTTCCGGGAGGAGCTGCGTTGCGGCCGTCAGCCGCCGGAAGCCACGGACGCGGCCATGGCCACCTCCGGACTCGCCGTGGTGCTGTCCGGCATGACGGTCATCGCCTCACTCACCGGTATCTACCTGATCGACACCCCGGCCCTGAGGTCGATGGCCACCGGAGCGATTCTCGCGGTCGCGGTCGCGATGCTGACGTCGGCCACCCTGACACCGGCGGTGCTGGCGACGTTCTCCCGGGCGGTGGCCCAGAGGTCGGCGCTGCTGCACTGGTCGCGACGGCCGGAAAGCACCCAATCCCGGTTCTGGATGCGCTGGGTCGAATGGGTCATGCGCCGGCCCTGGATTTCGGCGTTCGCCGCGTCCACCATCCTGATCGCCATGGCGACACCGGCGACGTCGATGGTGTTGGGCAACAGCCTGCTGCGCCAGTTCGACTCGTCGCACGAGATCCGTGGCGGGGTGGCGGCGGCCGCCCAGGCGCTGGGCCCCGGCGCGTTGGGTCCGGTTCACGTACTGGTCACCTTCCCCGACGGCAACTCCTCCTCGCCCGGACACGCCCAGACCCTCGCCGCGATCCGCCAGTTGATGACGACGGGACCCGACGTCGCCTCGGTGGCACCGCCGAAGTTCGCCGACGACAACCGCAGCGCCCTGCTCAGCGCCGTGCTATCGGTGGACCCCGAGGACCTGGCCGCCCGGCACACCGTGGACTGGATGCGGACCCAGCTACCCAGGGTTCCCGACATTGGCTCCGCCCAGATATCTGTCGGCGGCTCCACCGCGCTGATCAAGGATTTCGATGACCGGGTGTCGGCGACCGAGCCGCTGGTGCTGGCCTACATCGCGGTGATCGCCTTTCTCATGCTGTTGCTCTCGATCCGCTCGGCCCTGTTGGCGCTCAAGGGCGTATTGATGACCCTGCTGTCGGTCGCCGCCGCCTACGGCGGCCTGGTGATGGTGTTCCAGTGGGGCTGGGGGGAGCGGCTCGGGTTCCCGATGCTGAGTTCGATCGACAGCACCGTGCCCCCGCTGGTCCTGGCGATGACGTTCGGGTTGTCCATGGACTACGAGATCTTTCTGCTCACCCGAATCCGGGAACGCTTCCTGCAAACCGGCCACACCCGCGACGCGGTCGGCTATGGCGTGAGCACCAGCGCGCGCACGATCACCAGCGCCGCCCTGATCATGATCGCGGTGTTCTGCGGATTCGCCTTCGCCGGTATGCCGCTGGTCGCCGAGATCGGTGTGGCCTGCGCGGTCGCGATCGCCGTCGACGCCACCATCGTGCGACTGGTGTTGGTGCCGGCGCTGATGGCGATGTTCGCCAAGTGGAACTGGTGGCTGCCGGGATGGCTGGCCCGCGTCTTGCCATCGGTCGACTTCGACCGGCCTCTTCCCAAGGCCAACCTCGCCGATGTGGTGGTCATTCCCGACGATCTCCGCGCCGCGCCGGCCCCCGGTGCGGATTTGCGGGTGGTGCTCAAGTCGGCGGCCAAGCTCAAACACCTGGCGCCGGACGCCGTTTGCGTCCCGGATCCGCTTGCTTTCAGCGGATGCCGACGCGAGGCCGCGGCTGCGCCGGCCTCCGCCCCCGCGGGCGAGCCGACCGGCACCGGCCGCCGGTCGCTGGCCAGCAAGGTCGTGGGTCTGGCGCATCGCAAGGGGATGGCCCGGGCGTTGTCGGGGAGTGAGCGCAGGCTTCACCCGGTCACCGTGTGGCGTGAGCGGCTCTCGGTCGCCCTGGATGCGCTGCAGACCGAGGCTTCGACGTGCCGGCGGCGCAGCCCGGTGGAAACCAGCACCGTCCAACTGCCCACCGGCGACCGGCTGTTGATTCCGACCGGCGCGGAAACGCTTCGCCTCAAGGGCTATCTGATCATGTGCCGTAACAGCAGCCGGGACTTTGCCGAATTCGCCGACATGGTCGAGACGATGGAACCCGAGACCGCCGCGGTGGTGCTGGCCGGGATGGATAGGTATTACAGTTGTCAACCACCCAACCGCCATTGGATGGCCACCCAACTGGTTCGCCGGCTGGCGGATCCGCGTCCGGTTGACCTCGACGAGCAATGCTCCGATGCCAAGGCGGGTTGGGAAGGGGTCAGGCGGCGCTGCCTGTCGGTGGCCGTAGCGATGCTGGAGGAGGCGAGGTGA
- a CDS encoding transcriptional regulator, producing the protein MTLAADRRSASPHRPGDPDPDRPVEFWSTAAVRVALEGGDIATWKNIAAALKRDPYGRTARQVEEVIQGARYGIAKALWEVLERARAQLEADERAEVARHVRLLVDRSGLGQQEFASRIGVGAEDLAAYLNGTLSPSASLMIRMRRLSDRFVRVKNTRSAQSH; encoded by the coding sequence GTGACGTTGGCGGCCGATCGACGGTCCGCGTCGCCGCACCGGCCCGGCGACCCCGACCCCGACCGGCCGGTGGAGTTCTGGTCCACCGCGGCCGTCCGCGTCGCGCTGGAGGGCGGCGACATCGCCACCTGGAAAAACATCGCCGCCGCGTTGAAACGCGACCCGTATGGCCGGACGGCCCGCCAGGTCGAGGAGGTCATCCAGGGCGCCCGGTATGGCATCGCCAAGGCGCTGTGGGAGGTGCTGGAGCGCGCCCGCGCCCAGCTGGAGGCCGACGAACGAGCCGAGGTGGCCCGCCACGTTCGGCTGCTCGTGGACCGCTCCGGCCTGGGCCAGCAGGAGTTCGCGTCCCGGATCGGCGTTGGCGCCGAAGACCTGGCCGCCTACCTCAACGGCACCCTCAGCCCGTCGGCCTCGTTGATGATCCGGATGCGACGGCTGTCGGACCGGTTCGTGCGGGTGAAGAACACCCGTTCGGCACAATCCCATTGA
- a CDS encoding M13 family metallopeptidase, giving the protein MTYAATRSGIDLSHVDTDARPQDDLFGHVNGRWLAEYQIPADRATDGAFRGLFDRAEVQVRDLITEVSESGATRGTDEQRVGDLYASFLDEQTVQRRGVQPLLDELAMIDHAGDRAALAATIGALQRTGMGGGVGLYVDTDSKDSTRYLVHVTQSGIGLPDESYFRDERHAGVLAAYPGHIARMFALVLGGSGDDHAEDAARIVALETKLAAAHWDVVKRRDAELGYNLRTFAQLQTEATGFDWAGWVTALGSTPQAISELVVRQPDYLTAFAALWESVELEDWKRWARWRLIHARAPLLTGELVAEDFEFYGRRLTGAERIRDRWKRAVSLVENLMGDAVGKLYVQRHFPPEAKARIDALVDNLREAYRLSIGELDWMTPQTRERALIKLGKFTAKVGYPVTWRDYSKLVIDRDDLYGNCQRGHAVNHDRELAKLGGPVDRDEWFMTPQTVNAYYNPGMNEIVFPAAILQPPFFDAEADDAANYGGIGAVIGHEIGHGFDDQGAKYDGDGNLVDWWTDEDRAEFAARTKALIEQYDAYTPRALDGDHRVNGAFTVGENIGDLGGLSIALLAYQLSLNGQPAPVIDGLTGVQRVFFGWAQVWRTKSREAETIRRLAVDPHSPPEFRCNGVVRNLDAFYEAFDVAEDDALYLDPASRVRIWN; this is encoded by the coding sequence GTGACGTATGCCGCCACTCGCTCGGGAATCGACTTGAGCCATGTCGACACCGATGCCCGCCCGCAAGACGACCTGTTCGGTCATGTCAACGGCCGCTGGTTGGCCGAATACCAGATACCCGCGGACCGCGCCACCGACGGGGCCTTCCGTGGCCTGTTCGACCGGGCCGAAGTGCAGGTGCGCGACCTGATCACCGAGGTCAGTGAATCCGGCGCCACGCGCGGCACCGACGAGCAGCGCGTCGGCGACCTCTACGCCAGCTTCCTTGACGAGCAGACCGTGCAGCGCAGGGGTGTGCAACCGCTGCTCGACGAACTGGCCATGATCGATCACGCCGGCGATCGCGCGGCGCTGGCCGCCACCATCGGCGCGCTGCAACGCACCGGGATGGGCGGCGGCGTCGGACTCTATGTGGACACCGACTCCAAGGACTCCACCCGCTACCTGGTGCATGTCACTCAGTCGGGGATCGGATTGCCCGACGAATCCTATTTCCGCGACGAGCGGCACGCCGGCGTGCTGGCGGCCTACCCGGGGCACATCGCCCGGATGTTCGCTCTGGTGTTGGGGGGTAGCGGTGACGATCACGCCGAGGATGCCGCCCGTATTGTGGCGCTGGAGACCAAGCTCGCCGCCGCGCACTGGGACGTGGTCAAACGTCGCGACGCCGAGCTTGGCTACAATCTGCGCACCTTCGCCCAGTTGCAGACCGAAGCGACCGGCTTCGACTGGGCCGGCTGGGTGACCGCACTGGGCAGCACGCCGCAGGCAATCTCCGAATTGGTTGTGCGCCAACCCGACTACCTCACCGCCTTCGCCGCGCTGTGGGAAAGCGTTGAGCTCGAAGACTGGAAGCGCTGGGCACGCTGGCGTTTGATCCACGCCCGCGCCCCGTTGCTGACCGGTGAACTGGTCGCCGAGGACTTCGAGTTCTACGGCCGCAGGCTGACCGGCGCCGAGCGGATCCGCGACCGCTGGAAGCGGGCGGTGTCGCTGGTGGAGAACCTGATGGGCGACGCCGTCGGAAAGCTCTACGTGCAGCGGCATTTCCCACCCGAGGCCAAGGCCCGCATCGACGCCCTGGTGGACAACCTGCGGGAGGCGTATCGGCTCAGCATCGGCGAACTGGATTGGATGACGCCGCAGACCCGGGAACGCGCTCTGATCAAGCTGGGCAAATTCACCGCGAAGGTCGGCTATCCGGTCACGTGGCGGGACTACTCGAAGCTGGTCATCGACCGTGATGACCTCTATGGCAACTGCCAGCGTGGTCACGCGGTCAATCACGATCGCGAGCTGGCTAAGCTCGGCGGACCGGTCGATCGGGACGAGTGGTTCATGACACCGCAGACCGTCAACGCCTATTACAACCCGGGGATGAACGAAATCGTCTTCCCGGCTGCAATTTTGCAGCCGCCGTTCTTCGACGCCGAAGCCGACGACGCAGCCAACTACGGCGGGATCGGGGCGGTGATCGGACATGAGATCGGCCACGGTTTCGACGACCAGGGCGCCAAGTACGACGGCGACGGCAACCTGGTCGACTGGTGGACCGACGAAGATCGCGCCGAATTCGCAGCCCGCACCAAAGCTCTCATCGAGCAATACGACGCTTATACGCCGCGTGCGCTCGACGGCGACCACCGGGTGAACGGCGCGTTCACCGTCGGTGAGAACATCGGCGACCTGGGTGGGCTGTCCATCGCGCTGCTGGCCTACCAGCTGTCACTGAACGGCCAGCCGGCACCGGTGATCGACGGCCTCACCGGGGTGCAGCGGGTGTTCTTCGGCTGGGCTCAGGTCTGGCGAACCAAATCGCGTGAGGCCGAGACGATCCGGCGGCTCGCGGTGGATCCGCATTCGCCGCCGGAGTTCCGGTGCAACGGTGTCGTCCGCAACCTCGATGCGTTCTATGAAGCCTTTGACGTCGCCGAGGACGACGCGCTGTACCTGGATCCGGCCAGCCGGGTGCGCATCTGGAACTGA